From Pseudodesulfovibrio sp. S3, a single genomic window includes:
- a CDS encoding zinc ribbon domain-containing protein, translating to MITCTKCGEKNSDDTRFCAKCNNKLQSIRQTVSFENPSGAPLESFRHQNMPPDSWRSLKRMIEAWGYLALLAAVAAGCAFYDTWWPLYPTVALLGLVLWLRRV from the coding sequence GTGATCACCTGCACCAAATGCGGAGAGAAAAACTCCGACGACACCCGTTTCTGCGCCAAATGCAACAACAAACTCCAGTCAATACGGCAAACCGTGTCTTTCGAGAATCCGTCCGGCGCTCCTCTGGAATCCTTCCGACACCAAAACATGCCGCCTGATTCCTGGCGTTCACTGAAGCGCATGATCGAAGCCTGGGGCTACCTGGCACTGCTGGCAGCCGTGGCTGCGGGCTGCGCCTTCTATGATACTTGGTGGCCCCTGTATCCGACGGTGGCCCTGCTCGGCCTGGTCCTCTGGCTGCGCCGGGTCTGA